One Desulfonatronovibrio magnus genomic window, GGTCAGATCAGCCCCGTATAAATAGACGTCAATGAGATTGGCGTTTCTGAGGATGGTGTTTCGAAGATTGGCGCCCTTCAGGTAGGCACCCTGCAAATTGACACCTTCCAGGTTGGCATTGCTTAAATTGACCCCAGGGCATTTTGTATAGGCCTGGATCGGACAGCCGTCGACGACCAGCTGAGCAAATGCCGGTACGGTCAGTAAAAAAAAGCAGATAGATAAAATGGTGGTTTTGATCATTACGTATCTCCTTAATTGAGCTAAAATTGTTCAGGAACATCCCGTTTTAAACTTAAGCACTATCTATGCCATACAATAAAATTGTTAAATATCAGCATATTACCAGCATT contains:
- a CDS encoding pentapeptide repeat-containing protein yields the protein MIKTTILSICFFLLTVPAFAQLVVDGCPIQAYTKCPGVNLSNANLEGVNLQGAYLKGANLRNTILRNANLIDVYLYGADLTGVDLTGADLSKAIWPDGRVCAFGSIGQCN